Genomic segment of Arachis hypogaea cultivar Tifrunner chromosome 16, arahy.Tifrunner.gnm2.J5K5, whole genome shotgun sequence:
TTGTTCCATAAATCCTAAGCCAACTCTTTTGCCCAAAAGCTTGACATAGAGTGAGGATCTCCATGGTTTACACCACTCGTTAAAATCTTCCTTCGAAATAGGAATGGTGGGACAaggattgaacggttcctcttcaTGGGTGTCTTTATCCGCATCTTGGTACCATCTATTCTCTGGATCCGGTATGTCTTCATTAACCTCTTCCATGTCAATATGCTCATCCTCAATGATAGAGCCCGCTACGGTGAGGAGCGTATCCTTATACGAGATTTTGGAAGCTCCTGACTTATTTTCGTCACAAGGACCAGTAACTTCCATGTCCTCGCTTGGTTGATTAGGATCAATGCTGGCACGCGTTTTCACCTTTTTGGTGCTACGCTGCACTAAGTCTTCTTCTTGCTTAGAAACCCTAGCAGAGCCTTCCTTAGTCATTTTTGTCTTACGCCAGACCGATACTTTTACTTAAATGAACTATATCACTTATCCAGTGGTCCAAGCAATCAAATAATCACAACTCATACTTTTAAATAAGAAGCAAGATATTCACAGATCCTAATCCATCCATCAAGAGGTTTCAACCATTGTTTctgatttattttattactttaatatcCATCCTCATTTAACCAATTTTATTTCTCCAAAATAGTCCAAtttaattcataagactcacacaatcactaaaaataaaattttcacatTGATAtcgatttataataattttttgaaataaaataagttttaaaaaatGTTCCTACCTGAAATTAACTCAACAACATGACAATAACAGCGGCAGCACAGCCGCAACATTCACAGCAGCTCCGCCATAACAATGTGGCAGTGGCAGCAACAATCCCAGTCCGCAACTACAGTGGCTCAACCTTGAGATATTAACATCACAAAATCCTAAACAAATGTATAACAAAACACTAGCGGCAAAAGTTCCCGAACAAGAATACTCACTGTAATTAGGAAGGAGTAAGGACATGGAGCGACAGTAGCTCCAATGATGATAGAAAGTCTCAGCGGTAGCCGTGGCAACCACGCGGTGGCGATGACATCTCCAACAATCCAAAGAACGAGAATCAGAGGCAAGAACACCCTTACCAGCGGCAGCAGCACCAACCCAACTAACTCCGGCAGCAAGGACGACGGCTTGGTTCCCCACCACCGGTGAAGGCAACCGCAATCTCTAGCGATAGCGACAATGGTAGCAGCAACGAACGGCTCCTTCTTTGTCACTTTTCTCTTCACTCTCGCCTGTAGTGACGATGATAGGACCTTCGTCGACGGTGATCGAAGCTCCGACCGCGGCAACAGACACGACGGTGGCACGAGACATTGCCTCCTTTTCCTTGGTCGTGTCTTCTCTCTCaacgcctctctctctctcacacctcATATTcgatctctctccctctctccctctccaccATTTGACAACGACGGTGACCGTGGCTCCCAGCCCCGCTGGCACcgtctcttccctcttctccctcttttctttcttttcttctttttttttttcatctctctgtgtgtttctttctttctttcttccttcaaagagtatgtgtgtgtgtttGAATTTTAGGGTTAGAGTTTGGTTTTGGAAAAAGACGGATAAGGatagtttgaaaattttataaaaattaggtaataaaataataattagaatCAAATCTATAAAATAAAAACCTTTTTGAAACACAATATTTATTTATCAacttatatgttattttaaaataacCACTAATTTAAAAGTAGaaataatctaattaaattttttgttcattaaattaaagtattaaatcccaaatctcaattattcaaattaaatcatataaggTCCtcatatttttcaattactaaaagtttaaattttaaatatacaaaatacccaattattataaaattggataaaaattatatttaattcaaattcaatgtatcaaaacttgatttagttacctttgataaaataatttctggAAATAAAATCttgaacaaataaaataaatcgaAACCGGTTCATAATAGAACTTCCAAAAGTTTAGGATCTTACAATTACAATttgtctaaaaattattttatattttatatactgtGTCTCCATAtttaacaaaaacttaaaattgatATATCTGTATCCTATCCCATGTCTTTGCTTCATAAATTGATCTATATGGTGAaatgtttaaatttaatatattcaaCAATGTAACTGAGACAAGCCTTAGACTTAGCGTCAATGGATCCTTACACATATAAATGTGATTAAGGATGTCAATGGGGTAGGACGGGAGAAGGGGATGCCTCCCTACTCTTCGTCCCAAAACCCTAATCCTCACCCCGTCGCCGCCCCGATTCTCACCATGAGAGAATATATATTTGTTCTCATCCTCGTTCTCCGCATTCCTCACAGTCTCCTTGAGGCCCCATTTCCCGTCTCCCATTCATCCAGTCATCCTGTACAAAACGACAAGAATTGTCTCAAAGCAAGAACACAAGAAAACAACCACAGAAAAATTCAATAAACGCAGTGCAATAGATTCAGCAAATAGGAACAATTAAACAAATTCAGCAAACAAGAACAATTAAATaggaataattaaacaaattcaacaaATGTTCAcccaaaaaaattcaataaactcACATCAAATCAGCAAATAAACACAACATTCAGTTACTATGGCAAAAAATAAAGGAGGAATAGGAACAGAAACAGAGAGAATCAAACagaaatagagaatcaaacaaactTACGTCAAATTcaatggaggaggaggagggacaACAGTGGTGACGATAAATGCAAGTGAAGGGAACGGTACAACAACGAGACACGAGCGACGAAGCAGAAACGGGATGCGAGTGAAGGGGACAGTGACAATGAATGCGAGTGAAGGGGATGGCATAACAATGGGACACAAGCGGCAATGTAGAGATGGGATACGAACGAAGGGGACGACGACGATGAACACTAGCGAACGGGACGACATAATGGCAATACACGAGCGGTGGAGTAGAGACTAGACGTGATATGAAGGGAGATGGCTGTTGAAGGGAGATGGTGGAGTAGTGAGTGGCGATATATGGTTACTGATGTGGGGTGTCACAGTAGTGTCTAGTGAGAAATGGGAGAGCGCAGTGAAAAGAGTAGGTGACAGCACAGTAGTGTACAAATTTGGATTATGGTTTTTATCTTATCCATATATATGTAACATGTAAAAAGACTAAAAAACCtatagtataaataaattatcaaggataattaaataaaaatttacgtATTTCGGAGATCAACAAGAACGGAATAGGAATCCGCCGCTCGGGTCCCCATGCCTGTTTCGGGGGAATTCTGTCTCCATTTCCATCTCtgcgaaaaaaaatttatatcttcGGGTCCCCATTCAGGGCGGTATTCACGGAAATCTATATGTCTTAGAGAATTTTGCCACCCATAAACGTGATTCTCTACTCTTTAAATGGAAATAGCAATCACATGTAATTCATGTGTATCCAAATTTTTTCTTgtgctattttaaaataaaaaagactttGCAACAACCTCATCattatttcatttttctctttctacATTAAAAACATTTGATAGTAATAAATATGGCAgaatataaaaagagaaaatactcattttaatttctttctttaatttctgaagGGAAGAAGCTCAatagtcacaaaaacaatgagtCTAGGCCATTGGATTGATCATTGATGTTGATGCATCAATGAGCACGTGTCACTTCAATCTCACTATAAAACCCCCATAATACCCCCATTCTTTCCTCGTACATTCTCTAACTTTGTGCCTTCTTTAGTACACAATAGTATCTCTCTCACTTTGTCCATACTAACCTTTTCTCTCTCTAAGGTTTCATGGAGTTTGATCAAAATTTCTTTGAGGATTTTACTTATCTTTCTGAGAGTATTTATGAAAATCCATGCATAAAGAAAGAGATATCCACCACGGTTCCCATGCAACAAAAATCTCTCCTTGTATGTCCTCCATTGAAAAATGAAATTTTATACAAGAACGATTTCCACCATCTTCAATCCCTAAAAGACATTACAAACACCTTCTACTCCATGGAAATTGCACCAAACAAGAACCAAATGGAGGATATTCATGCTTTCCCAAACAACTACAATAGCTTATGGGATTTATCTCAGAAAAACCAAGTTCAAATTGATGATGCTCTCACACCATCACTAATTTATGATGCATCTCTATTGGTGCCAATGAATTTAAATTTCCAAGATGAGCTTTCAACCTTAACTCCAACAGAAAATGCTTACTGGAACAATAATCAAAATCCTTTTCACAACAACCAAATACCCCAAAGAAGGGGACTAAGGAGGAAAGACAACATTCAACAAAGTGTTACCGAAATAATCAAAGGCCAGTGGAGTGCAGATGAAGATAGGTATAACATATAATCCAAATttattctctctttctttttctcataCACAGATACTTTGAAGTAAAATGGTATTGCAAACCATTAGATAATTTGATATGTTTGATTCAATCATCTAACTGATTTATAATACTATCTTCACGTGAAGATATTTTTATGGCAGTAATAATCACCTTGTTGCATGATGTATTCAACAAAATTCTTCTCAACAAAGTTAGATTTTCAAGAAATATTTGTTTTGCTTTCAGTGGTATTTCTTAGTCTTAATGAAGTTCATTAATAGGTTTTCAATTTGTTCCTTTTGTGGATATATTCTAAGAATTTGGGTTTTTATGTGTTCTTGCAGATTACTAACAGATCTAGTTGAACTCTTTGGGTTTAAAAATTGGTCCTACATAGCAACACTAGTCAGCGGTAGGATAGGGAAGCAATGTAGAGAGAGATGGTTCAATCATCTTCGGCCGGATATTAAGGTTaattcttttcctttcttattagCTTGTCTACATCATCCTCACTCTAACAAGTGtgatgttattttaattttttttttgtttcaatccCACTTTCCatcattaataataaatatattagtttgaaactaatatttttaataataaaatatgtattttgttgttttgtctttttttttttctcttctcttctcttcttcctcttttagttcatgatagttttttttttttttttttatgttttgaaaaTAGAACTGCATATCGAACCATTCAAACTATTGACAattcaaaagtttaaaattttaattattttaaatgaaaTAATTGAGTTATAacagaataataaataaacacacacaacacaaaacatagataataaaattatattatctaattatataaatatatgtaaataaattttaaataataaataagagagtTATAAATTCGTAttgaataattacaaaaataGATTGAATAATTCACTTTattgattaaaattaattatataatcaatggtaatatatttaaaattattatatatccaAATTAAactaaagtaaaagattttttttaatatgaattatcatcatttttaaatataaaatataaatttctcaAGATTCTAAACCTACAAGTAAAAGTATGAACCTTGGTTAAAACgaaaagacaaataaaaagaGTGGCATTTTTTTTACAGTAATGAGCTACCCTTGGATATTTGGTCCATTACTCAttgatctaaaaaaaataaaaaataaacaggtctttaatttttttgtttgtgggCATTTAAGTTCTTTaagattgaaaaatatatttaactcCCTCAAATTTAAGGATGGTAACGAGTCCCCATGAGACAAATACTAGCCCCCTGTCTCCCATCCCATGAGACCAAAAATTTCTCGTCCTCGCCCCGTAGCCATGGCAAGTAACAGGTACCCACCATCCGCCAGATATTCAAGTCCCCATGGATATCTGCaggtattttttaaaaacaaaacatGGCAAAAGAAAACagcaaaaattaacaagaaacttTAATTTAATTCCAATCTATATAGAAATGCTACAATTATGTAGAAcaatcaaataattttaattacatCATAATTAAATCAGATTTGTTTCCCTCCATTTTAAATCATCTTCCAACAAAATACAATTTACAATATAATAAAATCAAACATATTCATGCATTATATTCATAAAAACTATACAAAAGATATATAAATCAGACATTAACAATATGTATAAAATCAATACAAGCTTTACATATATAtcatagatgatgatgatgattgttggggaaaaaaatcaaaattttttgaataattatataattaaaagaatgCAAATAGCTTGTTGGCCACTGATGATGGCAGATCTAAGGGAGATGGAGCAAAGGCACGGTTGGTGACGACAAATTTGAAGAAGCTGGTAATAGCATAGGCATGGCTAGAGTAGCTTTGTCTTCGTTGAGCAGAGGTGGAGGTGGCGGCAACGTTATGAGAAGCAATCACGAACTGATGTCGGTGACTTAGTGAGAGGAAGAAGGTGAGCGACGGCAAGAGAAGAAGGTTAGAGATGTCGGCGAGGGAGGAAGGGAGAGGAAGAAACACGGAGAGGGTGAGATGGAATTTAGGTTAGGATGTGAGAGTGATAGTAAAAGgatgagtgagtgagtgaggcaAAGGCTTGCGAGAATTAGGTTTCCATCATAatccacacacacacaaacacacaaaAGGATATATATGTAAATTCATTCCTATGGGTATTATACGGGTATCACGGGGAGGGTACCTTTTTTCCTGCCCCCGTCCCGTTTATTAAAGGGATACTCGTTCTCCGCTCCTACGCAGGGGGGAGGATGACCTCCAAACCCTTGCCTCGATGGGTAAATTCCTACGAATACTCGCCCCACCGAAGAAAATTGTCATCCCTACTCACATTTGAAAACGCGTGATATTTATATTCTTCAATGGTGCTGGGGTTAAAAAGTATAACGGAAAATGCTAATGGAGGGAGATTGATGATGTGTCGATTATGGTGATGATGTGGATGGTTGGTAAAAAGTAAAAAGGCAAATACACCTCTGGTGGCTTAAAACGACGCCGTTCTAATCCCTTACCCCACTTTGTTTCTTCATAATTCCAATAACATCCATAATCCACTCCAACAATTACATCAAACCCTACGAGAAGACAAAGACGCTCTTTCTTCCTAAAAAAAACGTCTTTTAGTTCATACTTCATAGTGCTACTATGCTAAGTTGAAAAGTGGTGATTGGTGAATGTGACGCTTAACTTTGTTGGCGAAGAAGCTTCCATCATCTACAGAGGGAAggaaatttttctatgttttgtgtGTTGGTGTTTAGATAGATGTGACAATACATGGTGCTATGTGATATTTAGGAGtgcacatgggtcgggtgaagccaggtttgatgtgacccagatccGACTCGAAATATACACCAGgtttatttattagacccgaacccgaccctagacccgataaaaccaatacactttcgggccataATTATACCGGataaaaaccgggccgttaacattacactACAttaataccttcttgtaagctagcatgtaaaaatatgcaaattttcaagactccaaccattatttgacatggtaaaattcacttagaaaaatataacaagaaccaaccattcttcaaaattaaagcataaccacaatcaatactaatattgtctaataacaccaaatatttaaatcaatacaaataacacaatattatgcattagtctaaagtcttatgcattctaaacataaaacattaacttatagtcttataatgactaataacacaaaatattaaggtttacaatacttaaattccacataagaatagctatgatccatcactaataacacaaaatattaattgtgtatgatgaccgggtcgagttcgggtgacccgaactatggcccggacccaacccaaaataatgatcgggtctatttttgagacctttacccgatgaaatcacacaaAATTAGTCCTAAAGTGATCGGGGCCGGGACGAGTCTTCGAGTCGGGTCGGGCTATGTGCACCCCTAGTGATGTTAATTATTTAatgttgtgtgtgtgtgtaaaagaaacaaaatttgtttcgagtgaaatgatttcaaaatttttgaaacaagagttagagtttgaatatgattCATGGGGTTTAATGTGTGATTGTATTACTCTATAATGTGGTTTACATTAGCATCATTGTTGAAGGTTTGTGTCAAAGTTATGTGAAACTTAACTTTTTGTGGTGTATATAGTTTTAGAAAGTCAGATACACTTACTGGCAACTTTGTTTATATTATGCTATTATTATTAATGGGATTATAATCCTCTTAGGATTGCTTCTTTTGATAATATTTGTGTTTTGTTTAGCCcattaaaaaagaaattgaaattatGACAAAATGCATTTCACATATATAGCCAACTTGACAATTTTCATTACAATAGCAACAAGTACCACATTCATTTTCACCCTTTTAAGACATATACATCAACATATACAACAACCAAATTAATCACAGTTGATCACAAATTCAGGTGTTTCATCATTTTTGAAGATAACATTTTTTTCTCCAAAGcattcaatttctttttcaattattttcttttaaacaaATGTTCTTCAATGTCTCCACATTCACCATCATAGTCAGTACCCAAAGTTTGAGTCTCTATATCCCCAATTTTTTTAGGTGCTCATCAAGTTAGAGAAAAAACTTACAATAGCATTGCTTAACCTGCATCAAATTCTATACAACCAACCAATTATACACATTACAGTTTCATCCAAATATAACATAATATCAACTTACCTTGAAGTATGGGCACCTAAGAAATAGTCTATTGGTGATTATTCTGGACTCATAGAGAATGACATAGACATCGTAGAAGCACTTTGGCGCAATTTTATCTCTCTCATCTCCTGTTGGCACTAACACAATGACTCGTGGTTGAAACGAACCTCTCTTGTCTATCCCCACCACGCCTTGTGCTTGAAGAGCCTTTATCACTGGCCATGGACAATCCTTCTTCAACCCCCTCCCAAACAAGTGGTAGAAGTAGAAACAATGGTTTTGGCTTCAATAGACTTTGAAGAAATAGAGCTCACCATCACCGTaaagggacctatttgtcctctTGTAGTTGCCAACCATTCATATCATCATCGTAACGAACACATCAACAATCTTCCTTCCAGATCAGCATTAACTTTTTTAATACTAACCCCACTGAGGGATATAAATGTCACGCgtttttaaagatgagagagctAAATATATTTTCCAATGCTGAAAGGCTTGAATATTCGCCGACAAAAGATTAAGAacctatttatcttttattcaatttttttaaaaatttataatttcattAATCAACTTGGGTTAGTCTAATAGTTAGCTTATTAGTCTTTTTAAGCAAGTATCGAAGTTTGAATCTTGCCTTGTGCATACAGAAACTCATTGGTTAGCaataaatttttgaatgaaaTTCAGATCCACAGTGACTTAGTCCTTGGCCTGCTAAGATGCAGGATGCCGTGAAAAATCGAAAAATAACTTCTAATTCTATTATGTATTGCACATGACACTAGCAGGCCTTCAAATTGTGTTCTAGaattttttgtggaaaaatattaaaaacctataattaaactaaattggcTGAGAGTAGCTTGTACCCATGAGCACAACTCCTGCTTCTCACTCTCAATCTAAAAACAAAAGTAGATTAGGATGTCAGAAAAGTAGACCTAGAGAGTGCCAGAAATGGACAGGCGATGCAATTTGAACATCGACAATCGACACCCTAATCTTTTTCGTTGTTTGAGTATAGAGAAAAGTTAGTGAAGGAAACACACACACACTTATTGGAAGCTTAAGACTACGAACGAGTGAGTGATATGGAATACCATTTCTAATTTGAAGTGTGTGAGAACATGCATGTGTGTTGATAAGGATTTAGCAGGTCTGCATGTGATGATACCTTCTCCCATGTTTATGTTCCCATTTATTAGTAGGCATAGGTCTTTGTCTCAAAAGGCattagtgagtttttattttaGTCCTAATAGCGGATATTTCACATATCGGCTCTTGACTTGGTTTAAAACAAGACCAAACTAGTTCAACTACCAACCAGATCTTAATTTCGTTTGGCTAGCTAGAAAAAACTATTCATTTCAAGAACGACATTTGGACCATAAAAAAATTGTTCGGGAACCAGGAAATCATCCATGATCCAACCTGAAACCTTGACGGTTTACGACAGAACAAAAAGTCAAACAACATGGACAAATTTACCTCTTTATTCCGTACAACATGAACAACCGAATTACAAAAAAAAGGGGAAACATTATTTGTTCTCCAAATGAATATTGAATAATATGGTTGGCATAATAAGAAGAGTTAGatcaactataaaaaatattgtatacGCCCAAAACTATATCACAGGGTAAATAAGCCCCTCTGAAATCATCAAAGAGAACAAGTCTAAGAGTAATGGAGGGTTGATTTAGAAAGTGTTATCCATAATTAGCACTTAAACTCTCCTTAGTTAGATTATGGGTCCCTCTGTTAGCTTTTCTATATATATGAGAGATCTTCACCTCCCAATCTCTCCTTATAATGTTGCGGATCCTTGTCACTAGCAACCAGTGAGTCCACCTCCAGCAGCCCCTTGCGCAGTCCCAGCAATGTGGGTCATGGCATTGGCCCAAACCCAATCCATttagtggttttttttttttttactctagAATATATCAATTTTAGAAACtagttttggaaaaaaaaaataattgtatcAATTTATATTATTGAACTATTAATACGTACTCATTCAtagcaattttttttaatgaacctCTTCAAAGAATATTGATCCAAAAAATACCCATGAATAattgagtttaaattaataatttaaagtcCATTAAGATATGGGTCAGGTTAAACCtaaattctttttcttcattttcttttttgttgtttttgaacaaattttaatattattttaactataAATCACTACATCGATAAGATAttctttataaaaatttaaaaacaccaTTTATCTCTGAATTACATATTGATCCATGATCCCTCAACATCTATTATATTCTTCTCCCCCTTGAATAACTTGCCCTTTCATTCATAATAATAGATTCAAAAGTGTTGCCCAGAAACTCAGTGATGTGTTTTGTTCCATCAccctcaatattaaataaagtttTATAATCGAATGACAATATAAAACGAGTTTGCTTTGCAACTTATTCACATTAAACTTGACAAAAGTATGCAGATTTAATATCATAATCAATTTTACTCATCAATTATTCCATAATGTTCAATTTAAAAGAATAGGGAGATTGAATGGAAGACAATAATTAAAGTTATGTTATTTAACATAACATTTATAATTCTatgtgtataacatttatagttATACATTTATTATATCTAAAACATTCATGTTAGGTATACACTAAAACCAACCATTAAAATTAGAGTTAttaggtaaaatatatattaaaatacaaaatatatattaaaaataaattaaattacatatgtatttgtatataaatatatagtagttGGTTTTAGTAtgcaaatagcatttttgttaaataaaacaACTTTGGACTATttggattaattttttattttctcccaaaTATTATATGGATAGTGTCTATTATGATTTATTGTAGTTATGTTTATGCATTTATGCTGATTAGAACGGCAATGCTTTCAAGCAACATCATATCGATATTTTTCGTGTGTCTATTATGTGTGGAGTTTCATATATTGTATCTATATTATCTTGAACCTTTATTTTATACACATATAGAAGGACTCCTGGGATGAAGAAGAGGATAAACTACTAATTGAAGCTCACAAGCAAGTTGGAAACAAGTGGGCTGAAATTGCAAGGAGGCTCCCCGGCCGCACTGAGAACACAATTAAGAACCACTGGAACGCCGCTAAGCGAAAGAAGAGTAGCAAGAGACAACctaggaagaagaagaaccagACTTATTACTTTGGGGAAACATTGCTTCAGCGCTACGTCAAAGAGGTCACTGCAGCTGATGCGGCAAAGAAGCAGCTGAAGAAATCCATGAAAAAGTTGAGAATAACGAATGAGGATTACAACCTGCAGCAGAATGCATGCATCACTGGGTATGATGGCAATATACCAGTGAAGTTCAGTTCTAATGAAATTGGGAATGGTTCTGTTCTGATTGATGGCACAGAGAACTATGTTCCAATGCAGCTTGATATGATTGGAATTGAGACCTACATGAACTAGGCGTGGATCTCGTTTAGTTGGTAAACTAGAAATTTCATGCTTTTAATAAAGATGCATTTATATGCAAGGTTGCTGCATATGGAAACCGTTCATCtttgtgttttgttttgttttttatttttatttttagttttagtgttTTAATCTTGTGTATTGCAGCATGGATTTTATTTTGTAATGTGATGTCGTACCTTTTTTTATTCAGTAATTTTTGTTCTCAAATGTTCTTTTGAGTATTTTTCATTTGGATGAATTAGTTTGTGTTGATTTTTGGTGCAGAACCGCAGATACAGGGCTATAAGTCCATCTTTCACCATGCTTGAATATTAGTAGTACTTCATGGCTATCCTTGGTTTTCTGATAAAATTTTTGGCGCTACAAATCTATTTAAGCTAAACTCCGTGTTTACAATTCACATGTAACTTGTTATTCTACTCTACTTTCTCCATGTTTTAATGCAATTGTTGAAACAATAAACATCGAATAAACAATTTTTTACTTATTCTAAGAGCACTGAAGAATCTATATTTGTTTCATAATAGTATCTAAAATATCATACTAGTTTATATGACATTATATGAAATAGCATTAAAGTAGTACAGAAAAAAGAATTAAATCGttctaaaataagtaaataacaccTTTTTGTAGATCACAATTTTTTCAAACAACCGATTATCA
This window contains:
- the LOC112754061 gene encoding transcription factor MYB98-like: MEIAPNKNQMEDIHAFPNNYNSLWDLSQKNQVQIDDALTPSLIYDASLLVPMNLNFQDELSTLTPTENAYWNNNQNPFHNNQIPQRRGLRRKDNIQQSVTEIIKGQWSADEDRLLTDLVELFGFKNWSYIATLVSGRIGKQCRERWFNHLRPDIKKDSWDEEEDKLLIEAHKQVGNKWAEIARRLPGRTENTIKNHWNAAKRKKSSKRQPRKKKNQTYYFGETLLQRYVKEVTAADAAKKQLKKSMKKLRITNEDYNLQQNACITGYDGNIPVKFSSNEIGNGSVLIDGTENYVPMQLDMIGIETYMN